The sequence GCAGGGAAGACCGTGAAAACCGGTCACAGTGGCGCTGCGGTATCGGGTCACAATTTCACAACGTGGCCGTCAGTGATGACGGCCAGGCAAAGTCAATCGGAGAGCGATCTCCGGTGAAGGCGAGTGAGAGAGGCGGGGAATTTATTCCCCACAAACCCGGAGTCCGAATATCTCGCTGCGAATGCTCACACCCGCACCTCCATACGGAGACACGTGGGTTCACACTTCATCGCAACAATGAAGGGTGGGACCGAATGCCCAGGCCATGTCCGCTTTGCCCAAAAGCGGATAATCTGGCGTGAGTGCTCGTTCTTGCCGCAATCAGCAAGACATCAATGACATCTATAAAAAAAGCCCTCCGTTCCGCTCTCGGCACGGCAGGCATCGCCATCACTATCACACAGAGCCTGATCTCTGCAGAACCTCCTGCGGAGACTCCTCCAACCAAGGACAATAACCAACTGCCACAGGTCGTGGTCACGGCCACCAAGACTGAGACGGAGGCGTGGAAGACGGCCTCTTCTGTTACGGTCATCAACCGTGAAGAAATCGAAAGAGAGCATTACCGGATGCTTGCGGATGCCCTGCGCCGTGTGCCAGGACTGACGCTAGCGGACCGGGGCGCCCCGGGCACCCTGGCCACGGTCCTGATGCGCGGGACGAAATCCGAGCATACGGCCGTGCTGGTGGATGGCAGGCCTGTGCCGATGAACTTAGCAGGGACCTTCAATCTAGAGACGACGCCACTGGATAACATTGAGCGGATTGAGGTGCTGCGCGGCCCTGCATCCAGCCTATATGGGGGAAAGACCATCGGCGGGGTGATCAATGTCATCACACGCAGCGGGCGCGGTCTGGCGAAACCCCAGACCACGGCTTTTTTCGAAGCGGGCAGCTACGGTAGCTTTCGTGAAGGTATCAGCACTCTTGGCTCTTCAGGGGATGTGGACTGGGCCTTCGACTTCAATCGTACGGATCTCCAAGGGCAGCGGGTCAACAGTCAGTTTCAGCAGACGGGGGGTGCAGGAAGACTGGGTTATCAGGTCTCGGAGACACTGCGCCTGGAGCTGGATGCGCGTCACTATGAGTCCATCGTTGGAAATCCGGGCAACACCCTGAGCAATGATAATGATGATCAGACACGTACGGAATACTTCAGCATCTCCCCCCGCGTGGTCTGGGACACGACGGAGAACTGGCGGCAAACGCTGACTTATTCCTTCAGTACCTTCCGCCAGGTGGCCACCGGCTTCACTAGCCCTTACTTGGTAAATAATCGGATCACGGTGCAGACTCATTTCCTGGAATACATGAATGAGATCAAGGCCACGGACTGGTGGACTCTTACCGCAGGTCTATGGTTGCAGGATCAAGGGTATGAGCGCTTCAATGATACTGACGGTATCCGCGACATTGCACAGAACGGTACCAATTGGGCCGTGTATGCGCAGTCACAGATGGAGGTGGTCAAAGGATTGAACCTGATCGCAGGCCTAAGGCACGACAGTTACTCGGACTTTGAAGATGCGACGACTTGGCGCGGTGGTGTGAGCTACCGTGTGCCCGTGACGGAGACGCTGCTGCATGCTAATTATGGCACCGCGTTTTCCCCTCCGAGTCCACAGGACCTCGCTCCGGCCCTCTCCGGCAATGCGCTGCTGGTCAAGCCTGAGCGCAGTCGTGGATTTGAGTTTGGTATTGAGCAGCCGATCCCGGCAGCGAAGGCCCGAGTGAGCGCCACTTTTTTCCAGAATGATCTGGAGGATACCCATCAGTACGATATGATTTCTGGAGTTGTTCAGCCTATCGGAGAGGCGCGCACGCGCGGTGTGGAGCTGGGGGCTGACTGGCAGCCGTGTAAAGAGGTGACGGTGTATGCTTCCTATACCTATCTGGATGCTGATGACCTGAGTGGAAACGTCAGGCTTGTGCGGCGTCCGAGGCATTCGATGGCTGGCGGTATCGCTGTGACTCCTGTAGAGGATGTGACGGTGAGCCTGTCCGCTGTCTATGTGGTGGACCGGGAGGACTTTGACCCGGCCACCTTTGCACAGACGGATTTGGAAGACTATCTGGTGGCGCGTCTGTCCATGAACTGGCGTGTGCATGCGAATGTGGAACTTTTCGCCCGCATCGAAAACCTGTTTGGTGAAAGCTACGAAGAGGTGGCAGGTTTTCCTGCTTATGACACCGGGGTCTATGCAGGTGTGAAAGTCCGATTCTAATTACAGAACAGTTTAGCGGGGGCGGAGGCTGTGAGGTCTCCGCCCTCGTCGTGTTCACGAATAAGCTGCGGCATCCGCCAAAAAGGCTTCAACATCTGCCTCAGTGGTGGCCCACGAACACATGAGCCTTGAGCCGCCACCGATGAAGCTATAAAACATCCAGCCGCGTTCCTTCAGGCCGACTTTGATGGAATCTGGCAGGCTGGCAAAAACGGCATTGGCATCCACGGGATAAAGGATATCCACATCAGGCAGACTGCGGAGGCCATCGGCAAGCTTACTCGCCAGGGTATTGCCATGTGTGGCATGCTTGCGCCAGGTTTCGTTGCCTAGCATTTGCAGCCACTGGGCGGAAATAAACCGCATTTTGGAGCAGAGTTGACCGGCTTGCTTGCACCGGTATTCGAAGTCACGGGCAAGGTCGCGATTAAAGAAGACGACAGCCTCAGTGACAGCCATGCCTAGCTTGGTCCCGCCACAGCAGAGCACGTCCACTCCCGCCTTCCACGTGATCTCTGCCGGGGTGGTGCCAAGGGCAGCCAGGGCATTGAAAAAACGTGCGCCGTCCATGTGGACATGCAGGCCGTGTTTTTTCGCGATTTGGCAAAGAGCGGTGATCTCATCTGGACGGTAAGTCGTGCCCAGTTCCGTACTCTGGCTGAGGCTGAGAGCGCGTGGACGCGGGTAATGCAGATCCGTGCGATGGGTGATGAGGCGCTCCACATCGGCAGGGTCCAGCTTGCCTAACGAACTTTTTGCCAAAAGGAGTTTGGAGCCGTTGGAGAAAAACTCCGGTGCGCCGCACTCGTCCGTTTCCACATGGGAGACATCGCTGCAAATGACGCTGTTGTAACTCTGGCAAAGGGTGGCCAATGAGAGTGAATTCGCAGCAGTACCGTTGAAGACAAAGAAGACCTCGCAGTCCGTTTCAAAGAACTGACGAAAGGTTTCGCATGCCTGCTGGGTGAGGGCATCCGCCCCGTAGCTGGGCTGGTATCCAGCATTGGCCTCGGCCATCGCCTGCCAGGCTTCAGGACAGACGCCGGAGGTGTTGTCTGAGGCGAAGTGATATTTCACAGGAACCGTGCTCACATGGGGGACGGGTTTATTTGGCCACGTAATCGAGCACGCAGACTTTGTCCAAAAGTGGCTTTAGTTTGGCGACAAAGGCCTCATGTTCAGGATGAGGCAGATAGGTTTCCAAACCGGCTTTATCGGCAAAGGTGACGAGGAAACAGTGGGTAAAGCCGTCGTTGAGATTTTCGGGACTGACGTTCGTACCCCATTCGAAGGCTTGGACGGTATCCACTTTTTTTGACAGCTCGATGAAGGCTTTTTCGATGCCCTGCACCTGCTCAGGAGTGGCGCTGTCTTTGAATTTAAAAAAGACGACGTGGCGGTAGGGTGCTTCGGCGGCGGGGGCGGATGTCATGAGGATAAAGACGGTGGCGAGGGTGAGGAGCAGGCCTTTCATGGTGGATAAAAACGTGATTCGCCCCTTTCATGATGCATAAGATATCCGGTGTCGAGCCTGCATTCGCTCTGGCATGAGAACTACAGCGCGGTATGTCTTCTGCCCCCTCTTTGCCATGCCTCCGCCGACCGCTGCCCTCCTCTCCGCCAATGAACTTGCTCTTTCCTATGGCAATCAACGCCTGCTGGAAGAGGTGACCCTGGCCGTGGCTGCGGGGGAAAAAGTGGGGCTTGTGGGCCGCAATGGCTGCGGGAAGACGAGTCTGCTGAAGATCCTGGCGGGTGTGGAAAGACCGGATTCTGGAGAGCTGTCTATCCGGCGTGGACTGCGCATGGGCTATCTGCCCCAGGAATTCGAACTGGACATGGAGCGTACGGTTTTGGAAAACATCCAGGCAGGAGCGGCGGATCTGGTGAGCTGGATCAACCGATATGAAGCGGGGGAAGGCAGCGATGCTGAACTGGCTGAGATGCTGCACCAGATCGAGGCGGCGGACGGGTGGAATCTGGATGCTCGTATCCGGGCGACAGCCACTGCTCTATCTTCCCCGCCGCTGGATGCCATCGTGGCTCCGCTATCCGGAGGTGAGAAGCGCCGTGTGGCTTTGTGCCGTGCGCTGGTGGCTCAGCCGGACCTGCTGCTGCTGGACGAGCCGACCAACCATCTGGATGCAGACTCCATCCGCTGGCTGGAAGACTGCCTGCGCGGTTTCCCCGGTGCGACGATCTTCGTCACCCATGACCGCTATTTCCTGGACGTCATCGCGACGCGTATCATTGAACTTTCCGACGGGCGGTGTTACTCGCACCCAGGAAACTACACGGCCTTTTTGGAAAGCAAGGCTGCACGCCAAGCTATCGCTGAGCAGTCAGAGCGCCGTCGTCAGCGCTTCCTGCGTACGGAGCTTGAATGGGTGCGCGCGGGTGTGAAAGCACGCGGGACGAAACAGCGCAGTCGGCTGGAAGCATTTTATGCGATCGAAGGGCAGGAAGCCCCTCCGGAGGAGCGTGAAATGGATCTGCTGCTGCCTCCTCCTGCGGAGATGGGAGACATCGCGGTGAACCTGGAAAACGTCGGCGGCATGGTGGAGACGGATGCGGGTGAGCGGTGGTTGTTTAAAAATCTGGATGTCATTTTTCGGCCGGGCCAGTGCACGGGCATCGTTGGTCGTAATGGCGCAGGAAAGACGACGCTGCTGCGTATCTGCATGGGCCAGAGGCCGCCGGACATCGGCAAGGCGACGGTGGGCAAGAAGGTGGTGTTTAACTACATCGACCAGACCCGCATGCAACTCTCCGGCGATGGCACGGTATTGGCGGAAGTGGCTGACCAGGATGATGTGGTGTTCTTTGGCCAGCAGCGGATGAGTGCCCGTGCGTACCTGCGGAGGTTTCTTTTCAATGATGACCGCACGAATGAACGTGTGGACCGCCTCTCAGGGGGCGAACGCGCCCGACTGATGCTGGCTAAAGTGCTCAAGCGCGGCGGCAATGTGATCGTGCTGGATGAGCCGACCAATGACCTGGATTTGCAGAGTTTACGTATCTTGGAAGAAGCCCTGAGCAACTTCCCCGGCACATCCATCGTGGTCAGCCATGACCGTTACTTTTTGGACCGGGTGTGTGATCAAATCATCGCCTTTGAAGAATCCGGCGTGCATGTGCAGGTGGGCAATTACAGCTACTATCTGGAGAAGCGCAAGGAGCGTGAAGCGCGTGACAAACTTTGGGCCACTTCTGCAAAAGCGGAGAAAACCGCCACCGCAAAAAACCAGGCGAAACCGCGTAAGCTAAGCTTCAAGGAGATCCGTGAGTTGGAAGAGATCGAGGCGGTGATCCTGGAGTGTGAAGGCAAAGTGGAAGAGATGGATGCCACTTTAAACGACCCTTCCTTTTATGTCACACGCTCAACGGAAGCGGAGGGCATGATCAAGCAGTTAGAAGATGCAAAAACCCGTGTTGCGCGCCTCTATGCAAGATGGGAAGAGCTCGAAGCACTGAAGGCGGCGAGTGAAGTACAGTAGCCATCACGCTCCGCGTGATGCGTTATTGAGGATAGAAACTTTGTGAATTGCCAATCAACGGACACGTATGTCCAGCCGCGTCAGCGTGGGTTGGGAGCCGGGCAGATTTCGAGGCGCGAGAACGCATCACGCGGAGCGTGATGGATACTGTACTGCGTCTCCCCGCTCTACTTTTTCTCGACCTTCTCGATCTTCGAGATCACCACTTCCTTCGTCTTCTTCACAATCCCGTAGAAAATGCCCGGTTTCACGGGATCCCAGGAAAAGGCTTGGCCCTCGGCACTGATGGATACGGTATCCACCCAGTCCATGACGGAACCGGCTTTGGGAAAGCGAAGCACGAAGAGTTGTTTGGCATCGTGTCCGGTGATGAAGACGGTGCCTTCAGGGGAGATGCTGCCGCCTGAGCAACTGGAGCCGCCGAAGATTTCAATGATCCGAGGCGGCAATACCCAGCCGCCAGTGCGACGCCATTCGGTATCAAAACGCACCAGTTCCGTCCACATGGGATCCCTGCCTGTTTGGGGGCTGCTCTTGGAATAATGGGCGAAGCAGGCATACCAATGGTCTTCATGCCAGGCGATCCAGGTCAACGAACCGGAGGCAATGCCGAGGCTGTAGGTGCCGATGTGAGTCATCGTTACCGGATCAAAGGTCTCGATGGAACTGGTCATCGGTGTGCCGGGGAAATTGGAATGCGCACACATGAGTTTCCCTTCATGAATGATGCCGGAGTTCATGTGGATGAAAGGACCATTTTTCTCTTCCTTCCATTCGCCCACACGTTCCAAGGTGTCTTTGCGATACTTGCCAATGGCGGTGTTGGTGATGACGTAAATGAATTCGCCATCGGCTACGACACCCTGATTGGCTTCAGGGGAAGTGAAGCGTTTAATCTCTTCGTGATGCCACTTGCCAGTGGAAACAGGTTGCTCTTTCGAATCGGCTTTCTCCGCGGCAAAAGCACTGGTAAGGCCGAACAGAGAGAGGAGCCAAAGCGTTTTCATGAAGGGCATCAGGATGTGAAAATGTGGCTGGTTTGTTTGCGGAAACCATTCAAGCGTAGGGAGCTGTCGGGCAGGACGTCGAGGAGGGTATAGCCGTTGTTTTCCTGTCCGCTGCCTTCGATCATGGCCACCAGTGTGCAGTAGGGAATGCCATTGATCTGTTGCAGATCGTTCTTGTGTGAATGTCCCTGAAAGACGGCGAGAACTTTTTTGGACTGCTCCAAAATCGCACGCACTTCAGCCGCATTTTTTACAGCGTGAGCCACGTCCATGTCCAGGCGCTGGTGGGCCATCACAATGACAGGGCCGGTAGCGCGAGCGAGTTCATCCTTCAGCCAGGAAAGTTCCTGGGCGGGGATGTGGCAGTCCTTCCAGTGGAAGTTGCTGCGGCCATAGGCGATGCCGTCTTCCCGGAAGCACGCATCCAGCAGGATAAAGCGAATGCCGTTTTTCTCGAACGAACTGTAGCCTGAGAGGGCAGCACCCGTGTGGGCTGCAAATTCGGCCTTGGTCAGTGTACCTACACAGTGATTGCCTAACACATAGTGTCGCGGCATGGCCAGCTTGGCGTAATGCTGCTCCATCGTTTTCAACCATTCCAGCTCCTGCTCCACGGTGGGAGCCTGATCAATGAAATCGCCCAACTCGATGACGGCGGCGGGTTTTTCGCGGTTCATGAATTCCACCGCCTCATCCAGCTTGCTCAGGGCCTCGCGATAGAAGCGGGTCTTGGTAGCTTCCTTGTCGGCATAGTGGAGATCGGTCATGAGTCCTACCCGGAGGATGGGCTGGGCCTCCGTTTCAGCGGCAAGAATTTTGCCTGCCCCGAGGCCGGCGAGGCATAAGGAACCCTGGTGAATAAAAGCGCGACGGGAATTCATAAAGCATCATGGGTTTACTGCATGTTCCTTCAGCCGCCACCAGGCGGACTCGAGCGGAAAGAATTGGGAGAGATAGACTTTATCGAACCGGTAGTGGGTGATCACCCTCTCAATGGCTGGGACATGTGTTTGGACAAAGGCGGTATCAGGACAAAGTGTAACCACCCAGGCGGCGAAACACGGTTCCCGTAGATAATTCTTTTCGATCTTTAACCGTGGTGAATGGAGGGCCTGCACACGCAGCCCGGCACGAGCCACGTCTGCGGCATCCTTCTCGCTATGCTGCGGCTTCCAGGCTTCGTTCATTACTCGCCAGTCGGTATTAAAAACCTCGGTGCCGTTGACATCAAATTGGTCAATGAGTGGCAGGCTTTGGGCGGCTAATTCCGCACTGTGTCGCAGGCCCTCCGCATAGGCTGCTTTCATGGCCGGGTCCGTCTCCATTTCCCACAGGGCATGTAGGCAGACGACGCCTTCGCTGCCAGTCCATGAATAGCGTGGCCCCTGGCTGCCATCGAAGATCATGCCCACACGACAGGTTTCGATGCGAGAAGGGTGGTTATCGCCAAGCTTCTGGTTAGCCGCCTCCAGGTAACGCTGCTGCCAGCTTTCATCCCTGGTGAAGTGATGCATGGCTTTCATCACAAAAAGAAGACGTGGTGCGCCTTCCCAGCCGGGTTTGGCAAAGGTGCCACGATGAGGACATGGCGGCCCGTCTGTGGGCATCTTCCAGCCGTTTAGATCGAGGATGCGGATGTTTTCGACAAACGCTGCGGTCAGCTTTGCTTCCTCTTCAGGTGTGGCGAGACCATCGATGATAAAACGCCAGATTCCATAATGCCATGGGGTTGTTTGGTCATTTGAGCCAAGCGGATAGGTGGTGCCGCCATCCGTGGCAATACCACGGGCGATGAAGCCGGGTGTCTTGCCAATGGTGGAAACTTTCAGCAGACCCGCGATAAGACGCCGGGCTTTGCTGCGGGCTTCCTCGTCTTTGGTGAGCTTCCAGCGTGTGCACAGGGCATCCAGGTAGAGGCCATTGAACATGGGGCCGTCCTCATTGGGCACGCCCCAGCTCAGCGCACTGGGTTTGAGCGCAAGGCAGTCTTCGGGAGTCGGGCGGATGATCTTTCCATCCAGGTCCGTGTAATCCAGGACGAGGTTGTGCTCATCCATGAAGCGGCTCCAGATTTCCTGGTGGGCTTTTTCGACAGCCTGCTCGGCGTTGTCAGCGACCACAGGGCAGGGGAATGCGGCCAAGAGGCCGAAGACCAGTAAAAGTGACGGGCGGATCATGAGGCGGGTATCAAAGGACGCGACCTTATTAGGCCAGATCCAGGATGACTTTGCCGGAACGTCCGCCTTCCTGGGCGCGGAGGATGGCTTTGCGAAAATCTGTGATCGGGAAGATTTCATCCACGGCGGTCACGATCTCACCATGGGCCACCATTTTGGTGAGAGGTTCCAGCACTTCGGCCAGTTCAGCTGTGCCAGATTCCTCAAACCAACGGCTGATCCACAAGCCATGGAGCTGAAGGTTTTTGAAGATTAAAAATTTGTTAGGCACTTTCAGGCTGCGGCGGCTCATGGCTCCGTATGTCACCAGGCTGCCTCCAGGAGAGAGGAGATCCATCAGGCGGATGGCGCTGTCACCGCCGACCGCATTGGTGGCCAGGGTGATCTTTTCATCCTTCAGCATCTGCTTCGCGGCTGCCAGGCCACCCTCATCATCGATGAAGACGAAATCAGCTCCCAGGGCCAGCAGTTCTGGGATCAATTCCGCACGCCGCACGAAATTGACCGTGCGGATGCCGAGACCTTTGGCGATCTGAATGAGAGCGCGGCCGACACCTGAGTTGGCCGCGTTTTGTGCCACCCATTCACCTTCGGTCACAGGAACGTATTTTTTTAACAAATGCCAAGCCGTGACAGGATTGACGCGCAGCATGGCTGCCTGCACCCGGTCAATGCCAGGCGGCAGTTTGGCGAAATGCAGTTCAGCCGCAGTAAGGTGCTGGCTCCAGCATCCCGTGCCGAGAAGGGGAATGACGACATCACCTTTCTGCAGCGAGGTGACTAGAGGCCCGACTTCCTCCACTTCACCACAAGCTTCGTGGCCAGGCACGGCAGGGGGATGGGCGGCCCGGCCATAAGTGCCCTCAATAAAATTAAGGTCAGCCGGATTGATGGGGGCATAACGCATGTGTACGCGCACCTCATGACCGGTGAGCGGGGCAAGCGGACGCTCGATAAGTTCGAGGACATCGGCAGGATTGCCGGTTTTGGAGAAGGACAGGCAGAGAGACATGGTGTTTTGTGACACAGAAAGGGAGGATTGCCAAGACAGAGTCGTCATTACTCATGGGAACCCAACGCCCATTCAAGGAAACGGTACACGTGCTCGTTGGAATCGGCGGTGGGGGAGTGGTCAGGCCGGTTGGTCATGGAGACACCGTATTTTTGGCCTAACAAATGATTAACTGTGATGATGTGGTTTAGCGGTATCCAGCGCTTGGGAGGATCTTCAATGCCGCCGGAGACGAGGAATGGGCGCGGGGCCATGAGGGACTGGAACTCGACGAGGTCGTGACCTTGCTCAATCAGTGCCTTGTAGGCACCCGTGCGCGGGCTATCGGGCCGGACGAGGCCGCGCTTGCGGGTCATTGTGCGATCAAAGCCGAGATACCAGGGCTCCTGGTAATTAATGCTCTGGCGGGTCTCGTCAAAAACGATACCGGGATCCGACCAGACTCCGCATGCATATTTGTCCCAGAGACAAGCACCGAACATGGCCCATTTGCCCCCATACGAATGGCCCATGATGCCGATGCGTTTGGCATCCACTTCGGGTCTTTGGGAAAGGGTCGTCCAGGCATTGGCGGATATGTAAGCCAGATAACTGAGAGGCTGGCACTTGGCCCCGGCAGTGAGCACTGGTTTACGCGCATCCCCACCTGGGGAGCCTATAGAGAGAGTGACAAAGCCACGCTTGGTGAGTTGATAGGCGAAGTCTCTCAGGGGCTTGTCCGAAAGACCGATGCTCGTTTCCGGATCATAAAAAGGC is a genomic window of Prosthecobacter fusiformis containing:
- a CDS encoding TonB-dependent receptor plug domain-containing protein; protein product: MTSIKKALRSALGTAGIAITITQSLISAEPPAETPPTKDNNQLPQVVVTATKTETEAWKTASSVTVINREEIEREHYRMLADALRRVPGLTLADRGAPGTLATVLMRGTKSEHTAVLVDGRPVPMNLAGTFNLETTPLDNIERIEVLRGPASSLYGGKTIGGVINVITRSGRGLAKPQTTAFFEAGSYGSFREGISTLGSSGDVDWAFDFNRTDLQGQRVNSQFQQTGGAGRLGYQVSETLRLELDARHYESIVGNPGNTLSNDNDDQTRTEYFSISPRVVWDTTENWRQTLTYSFSTFRQVATGFTSPYLVNNRITVQTHFLEYMNEIKATDWWTLTAGLWLQDQGYERFNDTDGIRDIAQNGTNWAVYAQSQMEVVKGLNLIAGLRHDSYSDFEDATTWRGGVSYRVPVTETLLHANYGTAFSPPSPQDLAPALSGNALLVKPERSRGFEFGIEQPIPAAKARVSATFFQNDLEDTHQYDMISGVVQPIGEARTRGVELGADWQPCKEVTVYASYTYLDADDLSGNVRLVRRPRHSMAGGIAVTPVEDVTVSLSAVYVVDREDFDPATFAQTDLEDYLVARLSMNWRVHANVELFARIENLFGESYEEVAGFPAYDTGVYAGVKVRF
- a CDS encoding threonine aldolase family protein, with the translated sequence MSTVPVKYHFASDNTSGVCPEAWQAMAEANAGYQPSYGADALTQQACETFRQFFETDCEVFFVFNGTAANSLSLATLCQSYNSVICSDVSHVETDECGAPEFFSNGSKLLLAKSSLGKLDPADVERLITHRTDLHYPRPRALSLSQSTELGTTYRPDEITALCQIAKKHGLHVHMDGARFFNALAALGTTPAEITWKAGVDVLCCGGTKLGMAVTEAVVFFNRDLARDFEYRCKQAGQLCSKMRFISAQWLQMLGNETWRKHATHGNTLASKLADGLRSLPDVDILYPVDANAVFASLPDSIKVGLKERGWMFYSFIGGGSRLMCSWATTEADVEAFLADAAAYS
- a CDS encoding Dabb family protein; translation: MKGLLLTLATVFILMTSAPAAEAPYRHVVFFKFKDSATPEQVQGIEKAFIELSKKVDTVQAFEWGTNVSPENLNDGFTHCFLVTFADKAGLETYLPHPEHEAFVAKLKPLLDKVCVLDYVAK
- a CDS encoding ABC-F family ATP-binding cassette domain-containing protein, translated to MRTTARYVFCPLFAMPPPTAALLSANELALSYGNQRLLEEVTLAVAAGEKVGLVGRNGCGKTSLLKILAGVERPDSGELSIRRGLRMGYLPQEFELDMERTVLENIQAGAADLVSWINRYEAGEGSDAELAEMLHQIEAADGWNLDARIRATATALSSPPLDAIVAPLSGGEKRRVALCRALVAQPDLLLLDEPTNHLDADSIRWLEDCLRGFPGATIFVTHDRYFLDVIATRIIELSDGRCYSHPGNYTAFLESKAARQAIAEQSERRRQRFLRTELEWVRAGVKARGTKQRSRLEAFYAIEGQEAPPEEREMDLLLPPPAEMGDIAVNLENVGGMVETDAGERWLFKNLDVIFRPGQCTGIVGRNGAGKTTLLRICMGQRPPDIGKATVGKKVVFNYIDQTRMQLSGDGTVLAEVADQDDVVFFGQQRMSARAYLRRFLFNDDRTNERVDRLSGGERARLMLAKVLKRGGNVIVLDEPTNDLDLQSLRILEEALSNFPGTSIVVSHDRYFLDRVCDQIIAFEESGVHVQVGNYSYYLEKRKEREARDKLWATSAKAEKTATAKNQAKPRKLSFKEIRELEEIEAVILECEGKVEEMDATLNDPSFYVTRSTEAEGMIKQLEDAKTRVARLYARWEELEALKAASEVQ
- a CDS encoding metallophosphoesterase family protein; amino-acid sequence: MNSRRAFIHQGSLCLAGLGAGKILAAETEAQPILRVGLMTDLHYADKEATKTRFYREALSKLDEAVEFMNREKPAAVIELGDFIDQAPTVEQELEWLKTMEQHYAKLAMPRHYVLGNHCVGTLTKAEFAAHTGAALSGYSSFEKNGIRFILLDACFREDGIAYGRSNFHWKDCHIPAQELSWLKDELARATGPVIVMAHQRLDMDVAHAVKNAAEVRAILEQSKKVLAVFQGHSHKNDLQQINGIPYCTLVAMIEGSGQENNGYTLLDVLPDSSLRLNGFRKQTSHIFTS
- a CDS encoding MDR family NADPH-dependent oxidoreductase → MSLCLSFSKTGNPADVLELIERPLAPLTGHEVRVHMRYAPINPADLNFIEGTYGRAAHPPAVPGHEACGEVEEVGPLVTSLQKGDVVIPLLGTGCWSQHLTAAELHFAKLPPGIDRVQAAMLRVNPVTAWHLLKKYVPVTEGEWVAQNAANSGVGRALIQIAKGLGIRTVNFVRRAELIPELLALGADFVFIDDEGGLAAAKQMLKDEKITLATNAVGGDSAIRLMDLLSPGGSLVTYGAMSRRSLKVPNKFLIFKNLQLHGLWISRWFEESGTAELAEVLEPLTKMVAHGEIVTAVDEIFPITDFRKAILRAQEGGRSGKVILDLA
- a CDS encoding dienelactone hydrolase family protein; amino-acid sequence: MTRAYLFALFVSTSFAADPVWESIAASFQPPAEYAGKLGAYASPLKFNDGSEVKTATEWQQRRLEILHNWHALMGEWPPLVERPKLEILETTQRDNFTQHHIRLQIAQEQTGEGYLLIPEGKGPFPAVFVPFYDPETSIGLSDKPLRDFAYQLTKRGFVTLSIGSPGGDARKPVLTAGAKCQPLSYLAYISANAWTTLSQRPEVDAKRIGIMGHSYGGKWAMFGACLWDKYACGVWSDPGIVFDETRQSINYQEPWYLGFDRTMTRKRGLVRPDSPRTGAYKALIEQGHDLVEFQSLMAPRPFLVSGGIEDPPKRWIPLNHIITVNHLLGQKYGVSMTNRPDHSPTADSNEHVYRFLEWALGSHE